A portion of the Manduca sexta isolate Smith_Timp_Sample1 chromosome 20, JHU_Msex_v1.0, whole genome shotgun sequence genome contains these proteins:
- the LOC115440668 gene encoding ubiquitin thioesterase OTU1 — protein sequence MSALAFKVKSKNGQQVLKDLTSESTVGELKMFLSSISDVSVERVCVLCGFPPKALDISNDHKTLSEVGLKTGETLIVEEKASAPQPAPAAVTNPDPKPVENGVASHETIGPCRPGILMKKVVPSDNSCLFTSIGFVLNGNVDTSVHSLMRQIIAVEVAGDPETYNEAMLGKPNSEYCNWIQQPSSWGGAIEVAILSRFYGLEMDVVDTSNAIINRFGEDKNYGQRVFLLFDGVHYDPLYLEQSDGGIQTIFPSEDMEVFLEAEQLAHEAKSSRQFTDLNKFTLKCMVCDKFLTGQVEAQKHAKETHHTSFGEV from the exons atgtctgcgTTAGCGTTTAAAGTGAAAAGTAAAAATGGTCAACAAGTTTTAAAAGATTTGACCTCTGAAAGTACTGTGGgtgaattaaaaatgtttttatcgaGTATATCAGACGTTAGCGTGGAGAGAGTGTGTGTGCTTTGTGGCTTTCCTCCGAAGGCGTTGGATATAAGTAATGACCATAAAACGTTGAGTGAGGTTGGGTTGAAAACTGGTGAGACTTTGATCGTGGAGGAGAAGGCATCAGCGCCGCAGCCAGCGCCGGCGGCCGTCACGAACCCTGATCCGAAGCCTGTGGAGAACGGTGTTGCCTCGCACGAGACAATAGGCCCATGTCGACCAGGCATCCTTATGAAGAAAGTTGTACCATCTGATAATTCTTGTTTGTTTACTAGTATAG GTTTTGTATTAAACGGCAATGTGGACACATCAGTACACTCACTGATGAGACAAATTATAGCTGTAGAAGTCGCGGGAGACCCAGAAACATACAACGAAGCCATGCTCGGCAAACCTAATTCAGAGTATTGTAATTGGATACAGCAGCCAAGCTCTTGGGGTGGTGCAATAGAG gtagCAATATTGTCAAGATTTTATGGTTTAGAGATGGATGTAGTGGATACCTCAAATGCAATCATAAACAGATTTGGTGAAGACAAAAACTATGGACAAAGGGTGTTCCTTTTATTTGACGGGGTCCATTATGACCCTTTGTATTTGGAGCAGTCTGAT GGTGGTATACAAACTATATTCCCCTCGGAGGACATGGAGGTTTTCCTCGAGGCTGAACAGTTGGCCCACGAGGCGAAGTCATCCAGACAGTTCACGGACCTCAATAAGTTCACGTTAAAATGTATGGTGTGCGACAAGTTCCTAACCGGACAAGTGGAGGCGCAGAAACACGCGAAAGAGACTCACCACACGAGTTTCGGGGAAGTTTAG